The Manihot esculenta cultivar AM560-2 chromosome 11, M.esculenta_v8, whole genome shotgun sequence genome includes a region encoding these proteins:
- the LOC110626833 gene encoding calreticulin-3 isoform X1 — protein MPQAQLHIVEALKLLFFFSIFHSLFLFPFAFSEIFFEERFEDGWKDRWVLSDWKRSEGKAGTFKHTAGKWPGDPDDKGIQTYNDAKHFAISAKIPEFSNKNKTLVVQYSIKFEQDIECGGGYIKLLSGYVNQKKFGGDTPYGFMFGPDICGSQTKKLHVILSYQGQNYPIKKDIQCETDKLTHFYTFILRPDASYSILIDNRERESGSMYTDWDILPPRKIKDTKAKKPADWDDREHIDDPNDIKPEGYDSIPAEIPDPKANEPDDWDEEEDGIWKPPKIPNPAYKGPWKRKKIRNPNYKGKWKTPWIDNPEFEDDPDLYVLRPIKYVGIEVWQVKAGSVFDNILICDDPQYARKVVEDIWAANRELEKEAFEEAEKVRRAKEEEEAQRAREEGERRRKERGNRRRRPKRYDPHYDDDYHDEL, from the exons ATGCCTCAGGCTCAGCTGCATATAGTTGAAGCTCTAAagcttctatttttcttttctattttccattctctctttctctttccttttgccTTCTCTGAAATCTTCTTTGAAGAGCGCTTCGAAG ATGGGTGGAAGGATCGGTGGGTTTTATCGGACTGGAAGAGAAGCGAAGGAAAAGCTGGTACATTTAAGCACACAGCTGGGAAATGGCCTGGAGATCCTGATgataaag GTATCCAGACATACAATGATGCCAAGCATTTTGCCATATCAGCAAAGATACCAGAGTTCAGCAACAAAAATAAGACTCTAGTTGTCCAATACTCTATTAAGTTCGAGCAGGACATTGAATGTGGTGGTGGTTACATAAAGCTTCTTTCTGGTTATGTCAATCAGAAAAAATTTGGTGGGGACACTCCTTACGG TTTTATGTTCGGACCTGATATATGTGGCTCACAGACAAAAAAGCTCCATGTTATCCTTTCCTACCAGGGGCAGAATTATCCCATAAAGAAAGATATACAATGCGAGACTGATAAGCTCACTCATTTCTACACATTTATTCTTAGGCCTGATGCATCTTATAGCATCTTAATTGATAATCGAGAAAGAGAATCTGGAAGCATGTATACGGACTGGGATATCCTTCCTCCAAGAAAAATCAAAGACACAAAAGCAAAGAAG CCTGCAGACTGGGACGATAGAGAACACATTGATGATCCTAATGATATCAAACCAGAG GGATATGATTCTATTCCAGCTGAGATTCCAGATCCCAAGGCTAACGAG CCTGATGACTGGGATGAAGAGGAGGATGGGATATGGAAGCCACCCAAGATACCTAATCCAGCTTACAAAGGACCATGGAAAAGAAAG AAAATTCGGAACCCCAACTATAAGGGAAAGTGGAAGACTCCATGGATTGACAACCCGG AGTTTGAAGATGATCCTGACCTGTATGTGCTGAGGCCTATAAAATATGTTGGTATTGAAGTATGGCAG GTGAAGGCTGGTTCGGTTTTTGATAATATATTGATTTGTGATGACCCACAATATGCAAGAAAAGTTGTAGAAGATATCTGGGCCGCGAATAGGGAG CTTGAAAAAGAAGCCTTTGAGGAAGCAGAGAAAGTGAGGAGAGCTAAAGAAGAAGAG GAAGCTCAGAGAGCAAGAGAAGAAGGTGAGAGGAGGAGGAAGGAAAGGGGGAATCGGAGGCGGCGTCCCAAAAGG TATGATCCCCACTACGATGACGATTACCAT GATGAACTTTAA
- the LOC110626833 gene encoding calreticulin-3 isoform X2, whose translation MPQAQLHIVEALKLLFFFSIFHSLFLFPFAFSEIFFEERFEDGWKDRWVLSDWKRSEGKAGTFKHTAGKWPGDPDDKGIQTYNDAKHFAISAKIPEFSNKNKTLVVQYSIKFEQDIECGGGYIKLLSGYVNQKKFGGDTPYGFMFGPDICGSQTKKLHVILSYQGQNYPIKKDIQCETDKLTHFYTFILRPDASYSILIDNRERESGSMYTDWDILPPRKIKDTKAKKPADWDDREHIDDPNDIKPEGYDSIPAEIPDPKANEPDDWDEEEDGIWKPPKIPNPAYKGPWKRKKIRNPNYKGKWKTPWIDNPGRSVSEFLVDSQRSVAGRHASELHSPSKISMATFTRRCAREHDTFGEPLIPVLRSSSGFW comes from the exons ATGCCTCAGGCTCAGCTGCATATAGTTGAAGCTCTAAagcttctatttttcttttctattttccattctctctttctctttccttttgccTTCTCTGAAATCTTCTTTGAAGAGCGCTTCGAAG ATGGGTGGAAGGATCGGTGGGTTTTATCGGACTGGAAGAGAAGCGAAGGAAAAGCTGGTACATTTAAGCACACAGCTGGGAAATGGCCTGGAGATCCTGATgataaag GTATCCAGACATACAATGATGCCAAGCATTTTGCCATATCAGCAAAGATACCAGAGTTCAGCAACAAAAATAAGACTCTAGTTGTCCAATACTCTATTAAGTTCGAGCAGGACATTGAATGTGGTGGTGGTTACATAAAGCTTCTTTCTGGTTATGTCAATCAGAAAAAATTTGGTGGGGACACTCCTTACGG TTTTATGTTCGGACCTGATATATGTGGCTCACAGACAAAAAAGCTCCATGTTATCCTTTCCTACCAGGGGCAGAATTATCCCATAAAGAAAGATATACAATGCGAGACTGATAAGCTCACTCATTTCTACACATTTATTCTTAGGCCTGATGCATCTTATAGCATCTTAATTGATAATCGAGAAAGAGAATCTGGAAGCATGTATACGGACTGGGATATCCTTCCTCCAAGAAAAATCAAAGACACAAAAGCAAAGAAG CCTGCAGACTGGGACGATAGAGAACACATTGATGATCCTAATGATATCAAACCAGAG GGATATGATTCTATTCCAGCTGAGATTCCAGATCCCAAGGCTAACGAG CCTGATGACTGGGATGAAGAGGAGGATGGGATATGGAAGCCACCCAAGATACCTAATCCAGCTTACAAAGGACCATGGAAAAGAAAG AAAATTCGGAACCCCAACTATAAGGGAAAGTGGAAGACTCCATGGATTGACAACCCGG GGAGGAGCGTAAGTGAGTTTCTGGTCGATTCTCAAAGATCGGTGGCCGGGCGACATGCGAGTGAGCTCCACTCGCCGTCCAAAATTTCTATGGCAACTTTCACGCGCCGGTGCGCGAGGGAGCATGACACCTTCGGTGAGCCTCTGATTCCTGTTCTGAGGTCGTCCAGTGGTTTCTGGTAG
- the LOC110626511 gene encoding uncharacterized protein DDB_G0284459 isoform X1 — protein sequence MANLVPGVLLKLLQHMNTDIKVAGEHRSSLLQVVSIVPALAGGELFSNQGFYLKVSDSSHATYVALADEHDDLILSDKIQLGQFIHVERLESASPVPILRGVRPVPGRHPCVGSPEDIVATHSLGFLNNNHDSSSGLKHLDKVKSPQKGYFASSNVGEKEKPVGVRMNGNANKEDLSDRKNSSLSRTKSQLSKPTLNLDLKKVAKSKSSSSKSIPSSPTSCYSLPTSFEKFANGVKQQTKIKGSDKGSTKSVEKLSSVRAASPTAKRVPVIKNIVQGIELGAKALRKSWEGTMEVKHRENSKLRATKHDPKPEARSISAPRKSTSSDRLVSKEDNKKQLSAKSSKQENRNPISTKKVAANGNLDGQEKSNKQRASVGKKSSGDNNGFPGNLVKVSINSRKLTEGSVSWNSLPSSVAKLGKEVMKLRDSAQTAAIEAMQEASATESLLRCLGIYSDLTSSAKEDDPQPAVEQFLTLHATLNNARLVADSLSKIPPVGSSPDSDDNPSEEVLKVTSERRKHAATWVQAALATNLSSFSVFTKETTSAPTQGQKTSSSNLPVLVLENSSKNSSAKTQGKTRPSVGSKLVATGAFRKSGDSSAVTQKMPPPPPPEWIRGSGLDEAVDLAEMLQMESQDWFLGFVERFLDADIDSSTLSDNGQIAGMLSQLKSVNDWLDEIGSSKDEGETPHVSSEIVDRLRKKIYEYLLTHVESAAAALGGGSQSSPRLRSVDTKAKR from the exons ATGGCCAATCTTGTTCCAGGAGTGCTTCTCAAACTTTTGCAGCACATGAATACAGATATAAAAGTTGCTGGTGAGCACAGGTCATCTTTATTGCAAGTGGTTAGCATTGTACCAGCTCTAGCAGGAGGTGAGTTATTTTCCAACCAAGGGTTTTATCTCAAGGTATCAGATTCATCTCATGCCACTTATGTAGCTTTAGCTGATGAACATGATGATCTAATTCTGAGTGATAAGATCCAACTGGGTCAATTTATTCATGTTGAGAGACTTGAATCAGCCTCACCAGTTCCCATTCTTAGAGGTGTTAGGCCAGTCCCAGGAAGGCACCCTTGTGTAGGGAGCCCAGAAGATATTGTAGCAACTCACTCTCTTGGATTCCTCAATAATAATCATGATTCAAGTTCAGGTTTAAAACATTTAGACAAAGTGAAATCACCTCAGAAAGGGTATTTTGCAAGTAGCAATGTAGGAGAGAAGGAGAAACCAGTGGGTGTTAGAATGAATGGCAATGCTAATAAGGAGGATTTATCAGATAGAAAAAACTCTTCTCTGAGCAGGACAAAGTCTCAATTGTCAAAACCTACACTGAATTTGGATTTGAAGAAGGTGGCAAAATCAAAATCTTCAAGTTCAAAGTCGATTCCTTCCTCCCCAACAAGTTGTTATTCGCTGCCCACTTCATTTGAGAAATTTGCTAATGGGGTTAAGCAGCAGACGAAGATTAAGGGGTCAGATAAGGGATCTACTAAGTCGGTGGAAAAGTTGAGTTCTGTTCGTGCGGCAAGTCCAACTGCAAAGAGGGTACCAGTTATTAAGAATATAGTTCAGGGAATTGAGTTGGGTGCTAAAGCTTTAAGGAAGAGTTGGGAAGGGACTATGGAGGTGAAGCACAGGGAGAATTCAAAATTAAGGGCTACCAAACACGATCCGAAGCCTGAAGCTCGGAGTATTTCT GCTCCTAGAAAAAGCACATCAAGTGATAGGTTGGTATCTAAAGAGGACAATAAGAAACAACTATCAGCCAAATCATCTAAACAGGAGAATAGAAATCCGATATCTACGAAGAAAGTTGCTGCAAATGGAAATTTGGATGGTCAAGAAAAGTCAAATAAGCAAAGAGCATCTGTTGGAAAGAAATCATCAGGAGACAATAATGGTTTTCCAGGAAACCTGGTTAAGGTTTCAATAAATAGCAGGAAACTGACAGAGGGAAGTGTTTCATGGAATTCACTCCCCTCTTCTGTTGCTAAGCTTGGAAAG GAAGTTATGAAGCTTAGAGATTCTGCACAGACAGCAGCAATAGAGGCTATGCAAGAGGCATCTGCTACAGAGAGCTTACTTCGATGTTTAGG CATATACTCTGATCTAACTTCCTCTGCTAAAGAAGATGACCCTCAACCGGCTGTGGAGCAGTTCTTGACCCTCCACGCAACCTTGAACAATGCTCGTTTGGTCGCTGACTCTCTGTCTAAAATTCCACCAGTTGGTTCATCGCCAGATTCTGATGACAACCCATCAGAAGAAGTGCTAAAGGTCACATCAGAAAGACGGAAACATGCTGCCACTTGGGTCCAAGCTGCGTTGGCCACCAATCTGTCATCCTTTTCCGTATTTACAAAAGAAACAACTTCAGCTCCCACTCAAGGCCAAAAGACTTCAAGTAGTAATCTACCTGTATTAGTCCTGGAAAATTCATCTAAGAATTCATCAGCAAAAACTCAAGGGAAAACCCGCCCATCTGTTGGCTCCAAGCTTGTAGCTACTGGAGCTTTTCGCAAATCGGGGGATAGCTCCGCCGTTACTCAGAAGATGCCACCCCCACCACCTCCTGAGTGGATCAGAGGAAGTGGCCTTGATGAGGCTGTGGACTTGGCTGAAATGTTACAGATGGAATCCCAAGATTGGTTCCTGGGATTTGTGGAGAGGTTCTTAGATGCCGACATAGATTCCTCAACTTTATCTGATAATGGTCAAATAGCAGGCATGTTGAGTCAGCTGAAGAGTGTGAATGACTGGTTAGATGAGATTGGTTCAAGCAAGGATGAAGGAGAAACACCTCATGTTTCATCAGAGATTGTTGACCGTCTCAGGAAGAAGATATACGAATATCTTCTTACACATGTTGAATCTGCTGCTGCTGCATTAGGTGGTGGATCACAATCATCGCCAAGGCTTCGAAGTGTAGATACGAAAGCGAAAAGGTGA
- the LOC110626511 gene encoding uncharacterized protein DDB_G0284459 isoform X2, which yields MANLVPGVLLKLLQHMNTDIKVAGEHRSSLLQVVSIVPALAGGELFSNQGFYLKVSDSSHATYVALADEHDDLILSDKIQLGQFIHVERLESASPVPILRGVRPVPGRHPCVGSPEDIVATHSLGFLNNNHDSSSGLKHLDKVKSPQKGYFASSNVGEKEKPVGVRMNGNANKEDLSDRKNSSLSRTKSQLSKPTLNLDLKKVAKSKSSSSKSIPSSPTSCYSLPTSFEKFANGVKQQTKIKGSDKGSTKSVEKLSSVRAASPTAKRVPVIKNIVQGIELGAKALRKSWEGTMEVKHRENSKLRATKHDPKPEARSISEVMKLRDSAQTAAIEAMQEASATESLLRCLGIYSDLTSSAKEDDPQPAVEQFLTLHATLNNARLVADSLSKIPPVGSSPDSDDNPSEEVLKVTSERRKHAATWVQAALATNLSSFSVFTKETTSAPTQGQKTSSSNLPVLVLENSSKNSSAKTQGKTRPSVGSKLVATGAFRKSGDSSAVTQKMPPPPPPEWIRGSGLDEAVDLAEMLQMESQDWFLGFVERFLDADIDSSTLSDNGQIAGMLSQLKSVNDWLDEIGSSKDEGETPHVSSEIVDRLRKKIYEYLLTHVESAAAALGGGSQSSPRLRSVDTKAKR from the exons ATGGCCAATCTTGTTCCAGGAGTGCTTCTCAAACTTTTGCAGCACATGAATACAGATATAAAAGTTGCTGGTGAGCACAGGTCATCTTTATTGCAAGTGGTTAGCATTGTACCAGCTCTAGCAGGAGGTGAGTTATTTTCCAACCAAGGGTTTTATCTCAAGGTATCAGATTCATCTCATGCCACTTATGTAGCTTTAGCTGATGAACATGATGATCTAATTCTGAGTGATAAGATCCAACTGGGTCAATTTATTCATGTTGAGAGACTTGAATCAGCCTCACCAGTTCCCATTCTTAGAGGTGTTAGGCCAGTCCCAGGAAGGCACCCTTGTGTAGGGAGCCCAGAAGATATTGTAGCAACTCACTCTCTTGGATTCCTCAATAATAATCATGATTCAAGTTCAGGTTTAAAACATTTAGACAAAGTGAAATCACCTCAGAAAGGGTATTTTGCAAGTAGCAATGTAGGAGAGAAGGAGAAACCAGTGGGTGTTAGAATGAATGGCAATGCTAATAAGGAGGATTTATCAGATAGAAAAAACTCTTCTCTGAGCAGGACAAAGTCTCAATTGTCAAAACCTACACTGAATTTGGATTTGAAGAAGGTGGCAAAATCAAAATCTTCAAGTTCAAAGTCGATTCCTTCCTCCCCAACAAGTTGTTATTCGCTGCCCACTTCATTTGAGAAATTTGCTAATGGGGTTAAGCAGCAGACGAAGATTAAGGGGTCAGATAAGGGATCTACTAAGTCGGTGGAAAAGTTGAGTTCTGTTCGTGCGGCAAGTCCAACTGCAAAGAGGGTACCAGTTATTAAGAATATAGTTCAGGGAATTGAGTTGGGTGCTAAAGCTTTAAGGAAGAGTTGGGAAGGGACTATGGAGGTGAAGCACAGGGAGAATTCAAAATTAAGGGCTACCAAACACGATCCGAAGCCTGAAGCTCGGAGTATTTCT GAAGTTATGAAGCTTAGAGATTCTGCACAGACAGCAGCAATAGAGGCTATGCAAGAGGCATCTGCTACAGAGAGCTTACTTCGATGTTTAGG CATATACTCTGATCTAACTTCCTCTGCTAAAGAAGATGACCCTCAACCGGCTGTGGAGCAGTTCTTGACCCTCCACGCAACCTTGAACAATGCTCGTTTGGTCGCTGACTCTCTGTCTAAAATTCCACCAGTTGGTTCATCGCCAGATTCTGATGACAACCCATCAGAAGAAGTGCTAAAGGTCACATCAGAAAGACGGAAACATGCTGCCACTTGGGTCCAAGCTGCGTTGGCCACCAATCTGTCATCCTTTTCCGTATTTACAAAAGAAACAACTTCAGCTCCCACTCAAGGCCAAAAGACTTCAAGTAGTAATCTACCTGTATTAGTCCTGGAAAATTCATCTAAGAATTCATCAGCAAAAACTCAAGGGAAAACCCGCCCATCTGTTGGCTCCAAGCTTGTAGCTACTGGAGCTTTTCGCAAATCGGGGGATAGCTCCGCCGTTACTCAGAAGATGCCACCCCCACCACCTCCTGAGTGGATCAGAGGAAGTGGCCTTGATGAGGCTGTGGACTTGGCTGAAATGTTACAGATGGAATCCCAAGATTGGTTCCTGGGATTTGTGGAGAGGTTCTTAGATGCCGACATAGATTCCTCAACTTTATCTGATAATGGTCAAATAGCAGGCATGTTGAGTCAGCTGAAGAGTGTGAATGACTGGTTAGATGAGATTGGTTCAAGCAAGGATGAAGGAGAAACACCTCATGTTTCATCAGAGATTGTTGACCGTCTCAGGAAGAAGATATACGAATATCTTCTTACACATGTTGAATCTGCTGCTGCTGCATTAGGTGGTGGATCACAATCATCGCCAAGGCTTCGAAGTGTAGATACGAAAGCGAAAAGGTGA